The Alphaproteobacteria bacterium GM7ARS4 genome includes a region encoding these proteins:
- the atpH gene encoding ATP synthase F1 subunit delta has protein sequence MASSSVLSKRFPLRYARALYGVARKEGVLDDVVRDGDSLQALVETRGVRPLLSHPLLNEAARKAVVVFVGERLGVCDVMRRFLHVLALRGRLGFLPEILEAWRMVMNKERATQRVCVRSAWGLTAAQRKDIEGALKAGYGGDISMEVVEDSSLLSGIVVDVGSVRFDGSLSSQLRQLEQRMQGEAV, from the coding sequence ATGGCATCGTCATCTGTTTTATCGAAGCGCTTTCCGTTGCGTTATGCCCGTGCGTTGTATGGTGTGGCGCGCAAGGAGGGTGTATTGGATGATGTCGTGCGTGACGGCGATTCATTGCAGGCGTTGGTAGAGACGAGGGGCGTGCGTCCTTTGTTATCACATCCTTTATTGAACGAGGCGGCGCGCAAGGCGGTTGTTGTTTTTGTGGGCGAGCGGTTGGGTGTTTGTGATGTCATGAGGCGTTTTTTGCATGTGTTAGCGTTGCGTGGGCGTTTAGGTTTTTTGCCTGAGATTTTGGAGGCGTGGCGCATGGTGATGAACAAGGAGCGCGCCACGCAGCGGGTGTGTGTGCGTTCGGCATGGGGCTTGACGGCGGCACAGAGGAAGGACATAGAGGGGGCATTGAAGGCGGGCTATGGGGGGGATATATCGATGGAGGTGGTCGAGGACTCTTCGTTATTATCGGGCATTGTGGTTGATGTGGGCTCGGTGCGTTTTGATGGGTCGTTATCATCGCAGTTAAGGCAATTAGAACAGCGTATGCAAGGTGAGGCAGTATGA
- a CDS encoding nucleotidyltransferase family protein: protein MDVTGGAFSRGMILCAGEGRRLRPLTASLAKPLIEIQGKSCLVRALDHMSRFGIECCVVNARHLAQQVSACVDAYGASCPSMSLHVSVEEESLESGGGVKKALPLLGDKPFFVVNGDIVWREEGDSHVFQRLVERWDGKRMDIAMMVLPTPVPMHEELVGDFDMEESWRGWGRLFRGSKPFSYVFSGIQLLSPHLFAETQGLVSFSLRRLYDEAWRKGRLYGVTYGGVWYHLSSLDHVRASAQWTGLSRAP, encoded by the coding sequence GTGGACGTGACGGGCGGTGCGTTTTCTCGGGGCATGATTTTATGTGCGGGGGAAGGGCGGCGTTTGCGTCCCCTCACGGCGTCTCTTGCAAAGCCTTTGATTGAGATACAGGGCAAGAGTTGCCTTGTGCGCGCCTTAGACCATATGAGTCGTTTTGGCATAGAATGTTGCGTTGTCAATGCGCGTCATCTTGCACAGCAGGTCAGTGCGTGTGTTGATGCCTATGGGGCGTCATGTCCCTCTATGTCCCTCCATGTGAGTGTGGAGGAGGAGTCATTGGAAAGTGGTGGGGGGGTGAAAAAGGCGCTTCCTCTCTTAGGCGACAAGCCTTTTTTTGTTGTCAATGGCGACATTGTGTGGCGGGAGGAGGGCGACAGCCATGTTTTTCAGCGTTTGGTGGAGCGATGGGATGGGAAGCGCATGGATATTGCGATGATGGTGCTCCCGACACCCGTTCCCATGCATGAGGAGTTGGTGGGGGATTTTGATATGGAGGAGTCATGGCGCGGCTGGGGGCGTTTGTTTCGAGGGAGCAAGCCTTTTTCCTATGTCTTTAGCGGGATACAATTGCTCTCACCCCATCTTTTTGCCGAGACTCAGGGGCTTGTGTCTTTTTCTTTGAGGCGTCTCTATGACGAGGCGTGGCGCAAGGGACGTCTCTATGGCGTGACCTATGGCGGCGTGTGGTATCACCTATCGAGCCTTGACCATGTGCGCGCCAGTGCGCAGTGGACGGGTTTATCGAGAGCGCCATAA
- a CDS encoding F0F1 ATP synthase subunit alpha — MKIQASEIASLLGRHIENFKSEGEISEIGNVISVGDGIARVYGLDNVEAGEMVEFDGGRQGMALNLEHDNVGVVIFGEDKAIKEGDVVKRSGSILSVPVGKELLGRVVNALGEPIDGKGALKATQTSRVERKAPGIIARKSVHEPMQTGIKAIDSLIPIGRGQRELIIGDRQTGKTAVIIDTILNQKKMNDAAKDDKDKLFCIYVGIGQKRSTVARLVKALEEHGALDYSIIVSASASESAPLQFLAPYGGCAMGEYFRDNGMHAVIFYDDLSRQAVAYRQMSLLLRRPPGREAYPGDVFYLHSRLLERAAKMSDAEGGGSLTALPVIETQAGDVSAYIPTNVISITDGQIFLETDLFYKGVRPAVNVGISVSRVGSAAQMKAMKQVAGSIKLDLAQYREMEAFSQFASDLDESTRQLLARGQRLTELLKQPQYEPLPVEEQVAVIFSGVRGYLDSIPLADISSFEQALREELRRSGQSLLDDIRQAGQLSPAIEKRLQEVITSVASRFEKEGARVAA, encoded by the coding sequence ATGAAGATTCAAGCGTCAGAGATAGCGTCTTTACTAGGGCGTCATATAGAGAATTTTAAGAGTGAGGGTGAGATTTCCGAGATTGGCAATGTCATTTCTGTGGGTGATGGGATTGCTCGTGTTTATGGTTTGGACAATGTAGAGGCGGGGGAGATGGTGGAATTCGACGGGGGCAGGCAAGGCATGGCGCTCAATCTGGAGCATGACAATGTGGGTGTTGTCATTTTTGGCGAGGATAAGGCGATTAAAGAGGGTGATGTTGTCAAGCGTAGTGGCTCAATTCTCTCTGTGCCTGTGGGTAAGGAATTATTGGGTCGCGTTGTCAATGCTTTAGGCGAGCCTATTGATGGCAAGGGCGCTCTCAAGGCGACACAGACGTCGCGGGTAGAACGTAAGGCGCCGGGGATTATTGCGAGGAAGTCTGTTCATGAGCCTATGCAGACGGGAATCAAGGCGATCGACAGCCTTATTCCCATTGGGCGAGGGCAGAGGGAGCTGATCATTGGTGACCGCCAGACGGGCAAGACGGCTGTCATCATCGACACCATTCTCAATCAAAAGAAGATGAACGATGCGGCAAAGGACGATAAGGACAAATTATTCTGTATTTACGTGGGGATAGGGCAAAAGCGTTCGACGGTGGCGCGTCTTGTCAAGGCGTTAGAGGAGCATGGCGCTTTGGACTACAGCATCATTGTGTCGGCGTCGGCGTCTGAGTCAGCGCCTTTGCAGTTTTTAGCGCCTTATGGTGGCTGTGCGATGGGTGAGTATTTTCGTGATAATGGCATGCATGCTGTGATTTTTTATGATGATTTATCGCGCCAAGCCGTTGCCTATCGTCAGATGTCTTTGCTCTTGCGCCGTCCGCCGGGTCGGGAGGCTTATCCGGGGGATGTTTTTTACCTTCACTCGCGTCTTTTGGAGCGTGCGGCTAAGATGAGTGATGCTGAGGGGGGTGGTTCTCTGACGGCTCTTCCCGTCATTGAGACGCAAGCGGGGGATGTCTCGGCCTATATTCCCACCAATGTCATTTCCATTACTGATGGGCAAATTTTCCTAGAGACGGATTTGTTTTACAAGGGGGTGCGCCCAGCCGTGAATGTGGGTATTTCTGTCAGTCGTGTTGGTTCAGCGGCGCAAATGAAAGCTATGAAACAGGTGGCGGGAAGTATCAAACTCGATTTAGCGCAATATCGAGAGATGGAGGCATTTTCTCAGTTTGCCAGCGATTTAGATGAATCGACGAGGCAGTTGCTGGCGCGAGGACAGCGGTTGACGGAATTATTAAAGCAACCGCAATACGAGCCTCTTCCTGTGGAGGAACAAGTGGCGGTGATTTTCTCAGGTGTGCGTGGCTATTTGGACTCTATTCCTTTGGCGGATATTTCGTCCTTTGAGCAGGCGTTGCGTGAGGAGCTACGTCGTTCGGGGCAGTCTCTCTTAGACGACATCCGTCAGGCGGGGCAGCTCTCTCCCGCTATCGAAAAGCGCCTGCAAGAGGTTATCACGTCGGTGGCGTCTCGTTTCGAGAAGGAGGGGGCTCGTGTCGCAGCTTAA
- a CDS encoding carbon starvation protein A, whose amino-acid sequence MGGWFHRRGRGRGDKLGDVLVALGRAPFVQALLWACVCVLAVWSIATIAFHRGEPINSLWLMVAALCCASLGYRFYSAFIAAKVLALDPSRVTPAVRLEDGHNYVPTNRWVVFGHHFAAIAGPGPLIGPTLAVQFGYLPGTLWILIGAVLGGCVQDMVVLFFSTRRDGRSLGKMARDELGPFVGGVALIGLLVIMVILIAVLGLVVANAMKHSPWATATVALTIPIAILMGFHMRRVRPGRVIEGTLIGVALLLMAVVAGGMLDTHESLRQWFYFDASQIALMLIIYGFFASALPVWLLLAPRDYLSTFMKLGTVVMMACAIIILRPDLHMPALTSFIDGSGPVFAGSVFPFVFITIACGAISGFHALVCSGTTPKMLKSEGDIRFIGYGAMAVEMCVAIMAVIAASVLEPGVYFAINAPSSLTSSDPTVAAAVITGWGYDVSAPRMEELARMMGEETLFARTGGAPSLAVGMATLFSSVTAERLMALWYHFAIMFEALFILTTLDAGTRVGRFMLQDVLAQVFPRFRDVSWTPGALLTSALFCGAWGYFLYHGTLDPLGGINSLWPLFGISNQMLGVMALAICTILLVKHQKARYAWITACPMAWMLLVTTSASWHKVFSDDRRTGFLSHAQWLEQGLRDGSLAPSLQEQAYQLIANDYINTALTLFFVFVTWTIVLSAVKACWRSMATPAVWASPTAPSSR is encoded by the coding sequence ATGGGCGGATGGTTTCATAGGAGAGGGAGGGGGAGAGGGGATAAGCTAGGGGATGTGCTTGTGGCGTTGGGGCGCGCGCCTTTTGTTCAGGCATTGTTGTGGGCGTGTGTATGCGTCCTTGCTGTATGGTCTATTGCGACCATCGCCTTTCATCGCGGTGAGCCTATCAACAGCCTGTGGCTTATGGTGGCGGCGTTATGCTGTGCCAGTTTAGGCTATCGTTTCTATAGCGCGTTTATTGCGGCGAAGGTGCTTGCTCTTGACCCTAGTCGTGTGACGCCGGCGGTGCGTCTGGAGGACGGGCATAACTATGTGCCGACAAATCGTTGGGTCGTGTTTGGGCATCATTTTGCGGCCATTGCTGGTCCTGGTCCTTTGATAGGGCCAACGTTAGCGGTGCAATTTGGCTATCTTCCGGGCACATTGTGGATTTTGATAGGGGCTGTGTTAGGCGGGTGTGTGCAGGACATGGTCGTCTTATTTTTCTCGACTCGTCGTGATGGGCGTTCTTTGGGGAAGATGGCGCGTGACGAGCTGGGTCCCTTTGTGGGCGGTGTTGCGCTTATCGGGTTGCTTGTCATTATGGTGATTCTCATTGCTGTTCTTGGCTTGGTCGTTGCCAATGCCATGAAGCATAGCCCGTGGGCGACGGCGACGGTGGCGTTGACGATTCCTATCGCCATCCTCATGGGCTTTCATATGCGTCGCGTGCGCCCCGGTCGTGTCATTGAAGGGACATTGATAGGCGTTGCGTTATTGCTCATGGCTGTTGTCGCTGGCGGTATGTTGGATACGCACGAGTCGTTGCGTCAGTGGTTCTATTTCGATGCGTCACAGATTGCGTTGATGTTGATCATCTACGGGTTTTTCGCCAGCGCTTTGCCTGTGTGGTTGCTCCTTGCTCCCCGTGATTATTTATCGACATTTATGAAGCTTGGCACGGTTGTCATGATGGCGTGTGCCATTATCATCTTGCGTCCAGATCTTCATATGCCAGCGCTCACCTCGTTCATTGATGGCAGTGGTCCTGTGTTTGCGGGTTCTGTTTTTCCCTTTGTCTTTATCACCATTGCGTGCGGCGCTATTTCTGGCTTTCATGCCCTTGTCTGTTCGGGGACAACGCCAAAAATGTTGAAGAGTGAGGGTGACATACGATTCATTGGCTATGGGGCGATGGCGGTGGAGATGTGTGTCGCCATTATGGCGGTCATTGCGGCATCTGTCCTAGAGCCCGGTGTCTATTTTGCCATCAATGCGCCTTCGAGTCTCACATCCTCTGACCCGACTGTCGCGGCGGCGGTGATCACGGGATGGGGATATGACGTGAGCGCGCCCCGCATGGAGGAATTAGCGCGTATGATGGGTGAAGAGACACTTTTTGCGCGCACGGGTGGCGCTCCCTCCCTTGCTGTCGGCATGGCGACTCTGTTTTCCTCTGTCACGGCAGAGCGTCTTATGGCGCTCTGGTATCATTTCGCCATTATGTTCGAGGCGCTCTTTATTTTGACGACTCTCGATGCGGGGACACGGGTGGGACGTTTCATGCTCCAGGATGTCCTCGCCCAAGTCTTTCCCCGCTTTCGTGATGTGAGTTGGACGCCCGGCGCCTTGCTGACGAGCGCCCTCTTTTGTGGCGCATGGGGGTATTTCCTTTATCACGGCACGCTCGACCCGCTGGGGGGGATTAATAGCCTCTGGCCCCTCTTTGGTATCTCAAATCAGATGCTTGGTGTCATGGCGCTCGCCATATGCACCATCCTCCTCGTGAAGCACCAAAAGGCGCGCTATGCATGGATAACGGCTTGCCCCATGGCGTGGATGTTGCTTGTGACGACAAGCGCGTCATGGCATAAAGTGTTTAGCGATGACAGACGCACAGGTTTTCTGAGCCACGCCCAATGGCTCGAGCAAGGCTTACGGGACGGCAGTCTTGCGCCCTCCCTACAGGAACAAGCCTACCAGCTCATCGCCAATGACTATATCAACACGGCATTGACGCTCTTCTTTGTCTTTGTCACATGGACGATCGTCTTGTCTGCCGTGAAAGCCTGTTGGCGCTCTATGGCGACACCCGCTGTATGGGCATCGCCTACAGCGCCATCATCCCGCTAA
- a CDS encoding recombination protein O N-terminal domain-containing protein yields the protein MKTWHDHALLLDVKRHSESACIASVLSKHHGLYTGFVHGGRSKKRMSTWQAGTLLTLTWRARLDSHMGFFTHTPEYGAPTPPQLTLYNHPQALACFASALTFARQHAQPRQKESALYHSLCALRRQLHASHPSQNDSMRVAQRYACWEYDFLAMMGYGLDLRDCASGTPCHARDLIYVSPKSGHAVSADKGRAWARKLLPLPPFLCHYAHHRTLSPQPSRQDIFDALNMSGYFLEKHLCHRHPLPYQRRLILFDIARCPQPKSASPSSTRDNQEISEHAHKIT from the coding sequence ATGAAAACATGGCATGACCACGCCCTCCTGCTCGATGTGAAACGCCACAGCGAATCGGCATGCATCGCCTCTGTCTTGTCGAAGCACCATGGCCTCTATACGGGATTCGTCCATGGCGGACGTAGTAAAAAACGCATGAGCACATGGCAAGCAGGCACGCTCCTGACTCTCACATGGCGCGCCCGTCTCGACTCCCATATGGGCTTCTTCACCCACACACCAGAATATGGCGCGCCTACACCCCCCCAGCTGACGCTCTATAACCACCCGCAAGCACTCGCATGTTTCGCCAGCGCCTTGACCTTTGCGCGTCAACACGCCCAACCGCGACAGAAAGAAAGCGCCCTCTATCATAGTTTGTGCGCCTTGCGCCGCCAACTCCACGCCTCACATCCTTCACAGAACGACAGCATGCGAGTCGCCCAACGATACGCATGTTGGGAATATGATTTCCTCGCCATGATGGGTTATGGGCTGGATTTAAGGGATTGCGCCTCTGGCACGCCATGCCATGCGCGCGACCTTATCTATGTCTCTCCTAAAAGCGGCCATGCCGTCAGCGCCGACAAAGGAAGAGCATGGGCAAGAAAACTCTTGCCTCTCCCGCCCTTCCTATGCCACTATGCGCACCATAGGACATTGTCGCCACAGCCATCACGCCAAGACATCTTTGATGCCCTCAATATGAGCGGGTATTTCTTGGAAAAACATCTCTGTCATCGCCATCCCCTGCCATACCAACGCCGCCTTATCCTGTTCGACATTGCACGATGCCCCCAACCAAAAAGCGCCTCGCCATCCTCTACTCGGGACAACCAAGAGATCTCAGAGCATGCGCACAAAATCACATAG
- the era gene encoding GTPase Era, with protein sequence MSHRPPPQTQQKSLMVGIVGLTNAGKSTLVNALIGDYVSIATPKPQTTRESLRAILHHGKSQIILTDSPGFFDSKTPRQHAMLKTARRVIHTSEALLLLIDCLRLPPIHLLHQLRQQDIPTDKKMVVLNKIDRIDKKKLLPLAQKIHTNAPDISLWMVSARTNSGLEKLTRHMDSIALTQPWPYPPDTQSDQTLQQRACELTREQLMRHLAHEIPYAIDVYTDMWHDDKKGYTIRQRIVLGKESHKAIVLGKGGACIKAIGMRARSALTQQLKRDVQLFLRVCVHKNKNAPHTPHHTPTYGETP encoded by the coding sequence GTGTCCCATCGTCCCCCACCCCAGACCCAACAAAAAAGTCTCATGGTCGGTATTGTCGGACTCACCAACGCCGGCAAGTCAACCCTCGTCAATGCCCTCATAGGCGACTATGTCTCCATCGCCACGCCAAAGCCACAGACAACAAGAGAGTCCTTGCGCGCCATCCTCCATCATGGGAAGAGCCAAATCATCCTCACCGATAGTCCTGGCTTCTTCGACAGCAAAACACCGCGCCAACATGCGATGCTTAAAACAGCAAGACGCGTCATTCACACAAGCGAAGCGCTCCTCCTCCTCATCGATTGTCTACGCCTTCCGCCCATCCATCTTCTCCATCAGCTGCGCCAACAAGACATCCCCACTGACAAAAAAATGGTCGTCCTCAATAAAATTGACCGCATCGATAAAAAAAAATTGCTCCCCCTTGCGCAAAAAATACACACAAACGCCCCAGACATATCGCTCTGGATGGTATCGGCGCGCACAAACAGCGGACTAGAAAAACTCACGCGCCATATGGACAGCATCGCCCTCACACAGCCATGGCCCTACCCACCAGACACACAGAGCGACCAAACACTCCAACAACGCGCATGCGAACTCACCCGTGAACAGCTCATGCGTCACTTAGCCCATGAAATTCCCTACGCCATCGACGTCTATACCGATATGTGGCATGACGACAAAAAAGGCTATACCATACGCCAACGTATCGTCTTAGGGAAGGAAAGCCATAAAGCCATCGTTCTCGGCAAAGGCGGCGCATGTATCAAAGCCATCGGTATGCGCGCCCGCTCAGCCCTCACCCAACAGCTCAAGCGTGATGTCCAGCTCTTCCTGCGCGTCTGCGTCCACAAGAATAAGAATGCGCCTCACACACCCCACCATACGCCCACCTATGGTGAGACCCCATGA
- the lepB gene encoding signal peptidase I produces MASPPRDYQPVWRFLSTLYALVREPMRIFVFALLTALAIRSFLFEPFTIPSTSMVPSLLVGDYIFVSKYAYGYSRYSLPFSPPLFSGRIGQDATPERGDVIVFRNPKQQDKDYVKRLIGLPGDFVQMKKGLLYINDQPIQRHYIGEVHGSDYVGLHYDVYHHYEETMPNAVSYKTLERNNRSAFDDTARIKVPEDHYFFMGDNRDDSSDSRDIVHVGFVHKKYLIGRLDMVFFSRIPRTQEEPFNLWRWLTAYRQERFFMSPR; encoded by the coding sequence ATGGCCTCACCTCCCCGCGATTATCAACCCGTTTGGCGTTTTTTGTCGACACTCTATGCTCTTGTGCGTGAGCCCATGCGTATCTTTGTCTTTGCGCTCCTGACAGCCCTTGCCATTCGCTCTTTTTTGTTCGAGCCTTTCACCATTCCCTCGACCTCGATGGTGCCGTCCTTGCTTGTAGGCGACTATATCTTCGTCTCGAAGTATGCCTATGGCTATTCCCGCTATTCCTTACCCTTCAGTCCGCCTCTCTTCAGTGGCCGTATCGGGCAGGACGCGACGCCAGAAAGAGGCGATGTGATCGTCTTTCGCAATCCTAAACAACAAGATAAAGACTACGTCAAAAGGCTCATCGGTCTGCCCGGCGACTTCGTGCAAATGAAAAAGGGATTACTCTATATTAACGATCAGCCCATACAACGACACTATATAGGAGAAGTCCATGGGAGCGACTATGTCGGCCTGCACTATGATGTCTATCACCATTATGAAGAAACCATGCCTAACGCCGTGTCCTATAAAACGTTGGAACGCAACAACCGCTCGGCCTTCGATGATACAGCGCGTATCAAAGTGCCTGAAGACCATTATTTCTTTATGGGCGATAACCGCGACGACTCCAGCGATAGTCGCGACATCGTCCATGTGGGATTCGTCCATAAGAAATACTTGATAGGACGCCTCGACATGGTCTTTTTCTCACGTATCCCCCGAACGCAAGAAGAACCCTTCAACCTATGGCGGTGGCTCACAGCCTATCGACAGGAACGCTTCTTCATGTCGCCACGCTAA
- the tsaE gene encoding tRNA (adenosine(37)-N6)-threonylcarbamoyltransferase complex ATPase subunit type 1 TsaE: MAFDGGQVIHTRTHRWSKRGQEACARLAHVLSLFLRQGDVVGLYGVLGVGKTYFVRSMLLRLAAHYGVVLDAVPSPSYALMQCYDMGMLSLWHVDLYRVESVRALEALGLEECRQGGICLIEWFEHGKELFAGEERLEITLSFADGDCDRHIVMTAFGDDWVGRLGAIEEKMREDDGSKGVC, encoded by the coding sequence ATGGCGTTCGATGGAGGACAGGTCATACATACGCGAACACACAGATGGTCGAAGAGGGGACAAGAGGCATGCGCCCGCTTAGCGCATGTGTTGTCGTTGTTCTTGCGTCAAGGTGATGTTGTTGGCCTCTATGGCGTTTTAGGGGTGGGCAAGACGTATTTTGTGCGTTCTATGCTCTTGCGCTTGGCGGCGCATTATGGCGTTGTCCTCGATGCTGTTCCTAGTCCGAGCTATGCGCTCATGCAATGCTATGATATGGGTATGCTGTCCTTGTGGCATGTGGATCTCTATCGTGTGGAGTCGGTGCGTGCGTTAGAGGCGTTGGGGCTCGAGGAATGTCGTCAAGGGGGCATATGTCTCATCGAGTGGTTTGAGCATGGGAAGGAACTCTTTGCGGGTGAAGAGCGTTTAGAGATAACATTATCCTTTGCTGATGGCGATTGTGATAGACATATTGTGATGACAGCGTTTGGTGATGATTGGGTTGGTCGCTTGGGCGCCATAGAGGAGAAAATGCGAGAGGACGATGGTTCAAAAGGCGTTTGTTGA
- a CDS encoding phosphotransferase, with amino-acid sequence MVQKAFVDFVCQQGWASPTLERLAGDASGRRYWRVRGGVGGGGESRDDVSSLPLVLLVHAPPPEDVGTFFRAGHYLRSVGLRTPHVYVYDFSRHLALIEDFGEKNVYGMLLRGGRAGRKRMLYECAIDVLATLHSRSKGDKQALFLPPYDMEALQREHRLFVDWYVSACGVTLREKDKQNFLDRWRMLLDPVVRGLEETGAWVVTLRDFHADNIMFLADELPPRCCGLLDFQDAVRGSVAYDVVSLLYDVRVPQDSAMRHAMMERYMASLPEGERETFLHHCALFNSQRLCKIAGIFMRLAMRDKKEGYQHYMPRVMALLEDSLEHASVASIKEWFERYLPRDKRLFHKELVGEGDG; translated from the coding sequence ATGGTTCAAAAGGCGTTTGTTGATTTTGTCTGCCAGCAGGGATGGGCGAGTCCGACTCTCGAGCGTTTGGCGGGGGATGCGTCAGGGCGGCGTTATTGGCGGGTGCGTGGTGGGGTCGGGGGCGGGGGAGAGTCTAGAGATGATGTGTCTTCTCTTCCGTTGGTGCTTCTTGTCCATGCGCCTCCTCCTGAGGATGTGGGGACATTTTTTCGCGCTGGCCATTATTTGCGTTCTGTTGGTTTGCGCACGCCTCATGTCTATGTGTATGATTTTTCCCGTCACCTTGCGCTTATCGAGGATTTTGGCGAGAAAAACGTCTATGGCATGCTTTTGCGTGGCGGGCGGGCGGGGCGCAAGAGGATGCTCTATGAATGTGCCATAGATGTTTTGGCGACATTGCACAGCCGTTCGAAGGGGGATAAGCAGGCGTTATTTTTGCCTCCCTATGATATGGAGGCTTTACAGAGAGAACATCGCCTTTTTGTGGATTGGTATGTGTCAGCCTGTGGCGTGACATTGCGTGAGAAGGACAAGCAAAATTTTTTAGACAGGTGGCGCATGCTGTTAGACCCTGTGGTGCGGGGGTTGGAAGAGACGGGGGCGTGGGTGGTGACATTGCGGGATTTTCATGCGGATAACATCATGTTCCTTGCTGATGAGCTTCCGCCGCGCTGTTGTGGTTTATTGGACTTTCAAGATGCGGTGCGTGGGAGTGTGGCGTATGACGTTGTTTCTCTCTTGTATGATGTGCGTGTGCCACAGGACAGCGCTATGCGTCATGCCATGATGGAGCGTTATATGGCGTCTCTTCCTGAGGGAGAGAGGGAGACGTTTTTACATCATTGCGCTCTGTTCAATAGTCAGCGTCTTTGCAAAATAGCGGGGATTTTCATGCGCCTTGCCATGCGCGACAAGAAGGAGGGGTATCAGCACTATATGCCGAGGGTGATGGCGTTGTTGGAGGACTCGTTAGAGCATGCCAGTGTGGCGTCCATTAAGGAATGGTTCGAGCGTTATCTTCCTCGAGACAAGCGTCTTTTTCACAAGGAGCTTGTGGGTGAAGGTGACGGTTAA
- a CDS encoding HAD-IA family hydrolase has translation MERAYPLLVIFDMDGVLIDSRDTHFDTLNAALAPHGKDYVISRQEHLSTYDGLPTREKLRRLSQTKNLPLALHERIWKDKQDATIQAFRLLGKDGELISVFQQLRKEGYKIAVASNSIRNTVSLLLARLGLHEFIDYVISAEDVVSDKPHPEMYWRCMMALKTIPDKTIIVEDSPVGLQGGHDSKAHVIHVKNRLDVNKALLEKIRDTFATSHSAPPIPWTDEQMTILIPMAGLGSRFTQAGYTFPKPLIEVSGKPMIQLVVENLNIKGQYVFIVQKEHYERYSLHYLLNLIAPQCSIVQCDGLTEGAACTSLLAEKHIDNGRPLLIANSDQFMEWDTHKCMSRFFAKDIHGGILTFESIHPKWSYAKLGDNGFVSEVAEKKPISHHATTGVYFWKEGRDYVRYAKRMIEKDIRTNNEFYIAPVFNHAIEDGRNIRIQHIKTMWGLGTPEDLTYFLEHYKGPL, from the coding sequence ATGGAAAGAGCCTATCCTCTCCTTGTTATCTTCGATATGGATGGCGTGCTTATCGATAGCCGCGACACCCATTTCGACACCCTCAATGCCGCCCTCGCCCCCCATGGCAAAGACTATGTCATCAGCCGTCAAGAACATCTCTCGACCTATGATGGACTGCCCACAAGAGAAAAACTGAGGCGCTTGTCCCAGACAAAAAACCTGCCCTTAGCGCTCCATGAGCGCATATGGAAAGACAAGCAAGATGCCACCATCCAAGCCTTTCGCCTCTTAGGCAAGGACGGCGAGCTTATCAGCGTGTTTCAGCAATTACGCAAAGAAGGATACAAAATAGCCGTTGCCAGCAACAGCATACGCAACACCGTCTCTCTTCTCCTCGCCCGCTTAGGCTTGCATGAGTTTATCGACTATGTCATCAGCGCCGAAGATGTCGTCAGCGATAAGCCTCACCCCGAAATGTATTGGCGTTGCATGATGGCGCTCAAAACAATCCCCGACAAGACCATCATCGTCGAAGATAGTCCCGTCGGCTTACAAGGCGGCCATGACAGCAAAGCCCATGTTATCCATGTGAAAAACAGGCTGGATGTGAATAAGGCGTTGCTTGAGAAAATACGAGACACCTTCGCCACCAGCCATAGCGCACCCCCCATCCCATGGACGGACGAACAGATGACGATCCTTATCCCCATGGCGGGACTGGGGTCACGATTCACGCAAGCAGGCTACACATTCCCAAAACCGCTTATCGAAGTCTCAGGCAAACCTATGATTCAACTTGTCGTTGAGAATCTCAATATCAAGGGACAGTATGTTTTTATCGTCCAAAAAGAACATTATGAACGCTATTCTTTGCATTACTTGCTCAATCTGATAGCCCCTCAATGTTCCATCGTCCAATGTGATGGGCTCACAGAAGGAGCAGCATGCACGTCCCTCTTGGCGGAAAAGCACATCGACAATGGACGTCCCTTGCTTATTGCCAACTCAGACCAATTCATGGAGTGGGATACCCATAAATGCATGAGTCGTTTTTTTGCTAAAGACATCCATGGGGGAATCCTCACGTTCGAGAGCATTCACCCTAAATGGAGCTATGCCAAATTAGGCGACAATGGCTTCGTCAGTGAAGTGGCAGAGAAAAAACCCATTAGCCATCATGCCACAACAGGCGTCTATTTCTGGAAAGAGGGGCGCGACTATGTTCGCTATGCCAAACGCATGATAGAGAAGGACATACGCACCAATAACGAATTTTATATCGCTCCCGTCTTCAATCACGCCATAGAGGATGGACGGAACATTCGTATCCAACATATCAAAACCATGTGGGGATTAGGAACACCTGAGGACCTCACCTATTTCCTAGAACATTACAAAGGCCCCCTATAG